The DNA region ttattcgagtttttattgtatataatcttTTATAGATTGTTAAGCCCTGTAGCGCGTGTGGGAAATGCCACTATAGTGATTATTCTGTCTGACAGAATAATGCatgataactaataataatacttattgtgttattattttaaatcgtgaTTATTGGTACCTACGTCTTATGAGTGTTGTACTTTTGTTGTGTACTTCTTATTCTATCAAATGACAAGAGTTTAGAGTACGCATTAGCTCATAGATATTAGACAcatcaacatttaattatttcatattttttaatttgtttaatttagagAGTATTGGGATCTCAGTAAACCACCATTTTATGCTTCAAatgtgcataaaatattagaatggtttgaggaaacaaaaataaaagatgtatttcctaatattttaattgcaattcGATTAAACTTAACAATTCCTGTTGCAAATGGTTCTGCTGAACGGGCATTTGTTTGTTTGgagtacaattttgtttttttatatatttttacctgacttgaaaaatgttttgtttttactatcttttctatatttatatgtatttaactaaaaaaaaagcggccaagtgggtaccgctctgctgtacattaggtgccatgtggatcactattatacattataggagggttaaatttgaatccaatgataattatcattgtatacgaaaaacgattctgaacgaagatgatttgtcagcctaggatataatttccagtggttggtgaaaaaggtggtttgtattttaatggcctgaatacatcaaaatttaaattattttataataattgtaagctaaacttatgaaaaatcttgtattaaattttcaacaattagatacttatacaaacatttttatgaattatacctacaaaataatttgcaaatattcatgcttttgacgaatttttgtcaatatttgaacttcaaatgctaataaaaaaaattgtgcctatttattcttataattttttgatcactataagaataacttatgaggaactttgcattaaattttcaagtattttgatagagattttaataaagattttatcgacacataaaaaaaacaattttcagaaaaattgaaaattgcagttgtctataaataggtagCTCCCCATCACCCTCGTAACTCATAAGTGAGCACATttgataattatgttttatgattcATTCAGAAACTGACCAAATGTTAAACAATACAACTAACAGAGAAGTGTTGCTCTTGTAGGAGTGCATTGaggttatgaattaaaaatagttaaaacttgGCCACAATGAAGATTTCACTACTTTGATGGGCCAACTTTTTTGGGAGGGAGTTTGGAACTTGGCCTTTTTTAACTGTTATGTTTTTGTTGgggacataatttatttttgcgggCTTTTTACCTTTTACAACTTTGTTTGTATCCACCATAATTTAAtcggttttatttttctacggTGATTACTCTGAAggatggaaaataaaaatctttaatatttaagtataacataatgttcttgtttatataatttcttcattattttttaatacataatataactataaacgtccaaataaattaaaataaattatcgagcGACTGCCGGAacgtatatctattattatatcgtggtTCGTTCGATCGCACGGCgtacacaacacacacacaatacatACAGAtctgatacattttatacgaaTACGGGTGACGATCGATTCGTACTGGAACGAtagtgtaattataaatttataaaccagtcactgtgaatatttttaatttttatataatatactcgtacgtactatgtattatactattatgtacgcataagaattaataagatataatataaacgatatTTCGTCaacgaaaatttattttcattatttttttttttgtctacttTTTAAAAACGGGACATTTTAGCGTCCCGAAGATTCCACGTTTGACAACGGGACTGTCCCGTTCAAAAGGTGACGTATGGTCaccttaaaatgaatataccttacctataataatattatattgttgacctcatgacaaaatatgttcaatgttgtaatctaatataattacatattatcttcgaaacattaaatataaataaattattctaaaatataaatggaatTAAACGTAATCTATAGAGCgtaaatttgctatgttacccacttgtaagacggagacaacaataaatggtttttttttttttaattatggaaaactaataaatactaaatagtaaattttcaatattatttgattgaaagctaaaaaagtaaaaaccattttgatacctattttatggttttatagaGATGGACAGTGCTGAACTATAGAAGTCTGTTGTGAACAATGtatgtaatgtaaataaaaaagaactcGAAGAAGAAACTGTTGAGATGTTACCTAATGGTATACTTTATCGCATAAGTAGAATAACATCTACAGTAAAgcatatgttatttataataaagcttaaataaatttaataacttgatccatatttttattttaaatttagattatttataatattataatatttataatagtacgtGGTAGTAAAACATTATGCCGCGTGCCTGCGTAAACGTTGAGAATGTTGCTATAGCGTTAGCGTCAATCAATGCCTTATTGCCTTCTGCCTTCATTACTCAATCAGCTTGCGACCTGGGCGCATCGCACACCGACCGCgacactagaaaaaaaaattcttaaataaagaCTGTAAGTACAATACTTCTAGTATTTAATTAGAGGCGGCAGAGGCGGGGGCAAATGGCCCAACAACAGGATTAGTAAGTTACCAATGAATACACCTACTAattagttttagattctgaatttCTGaatgaagtgatgaatgtattgattttacaatatgtatttttttttttttttgtccgtgTACATGATAAatgcaaaattttatttttattctttcaaAATGGTAGACACTTTGATTTCCAACTTCAGTAGCTTTTTCGATAGAAAGGTGAAATTAATGTGTTGGGgaggtcaaaattaaaattctctgTAATTTTCTTaagtgccaaaaaaaaaattcaggatAATCGGTAACTTTTAGCATAATTGATTTTGGATTTTGTAACCTAAATCAAATCACTGTTGatacataacattttcactgaatgtttatattagcgtttGCTACAAATCTTAAAGTTTTCCAAACGTTTTAGTTACTTCAAGCTGTCAATACAATTCTATTCTTTGGgtcaaaaagtttgaaaatgttggaaaatattaaaaatatatgcatggtttttttttttagaactgtttaagttcaaattttgacaaaacgcactaaattgaaaactttcagattatttagttaaaatatcctTCACTGACAAATCGTCTtcactcagaatcgtttttcgtaggtatacaattatattatcattgagttcaaatttaataccatCCATTAGGGTAATTCACTTATAACCTACTACACAGCTCTAATTCACTTACTCTCTTTTTATGGTTTTGATTTAGttctatcttaaaatattgtattgtaaatgtaATGGTTGTATCAAGTCAATATCTGTTAAGTGTATCAAACCTTACTCgtgtaataacaacaaattaactaaaacgcaagtgtatacattttttcttttatacttcGCTATAAAATACTCTTTAAGTACTTTATTGATTCGAACCAATAATGATAAagctttttttaacttaatatataatttatacctattaatgtgTAATCAATGTAACCAGACAAAGATATTAGAGGTGTATCTATTTGTGATTGTCCATTTTTCAGTCCACCTATAGAAAAGAACTTGTTCAACATTTTCATTTGGTATATACCATTTATTGCGTTcactttgtattaatttcaatttaaaaactactgattttgtatgtttttcatacttattattataaattaaaaagttagtgATGTTATTTTAGGATTTAGTTACAtagctttaatatattagatataacgtcttgttttaaaataactttattgcTCAAAATCTACTGAGCAAAATTATGTCTCCCAGCAAAATATGGGCTTCCtgaaattaggtatttaaatttatcatggatatgttttaatttcaattcttTTGATCTTCTAGAATGCAATTTTTGCCAAAAAATCGGACACAAAGCTGCTGACTGCTGGTATAATCGgccagcagcagcagcaacaacaaAAGAAGATGCTGCCAATGTGGCAGCAAAAAAGGCAGCAGAGGCAGCTTTAGCCTTGGCTGATAAGCTTCAAGCTGAGGCTGCAAAGCTTGAAGCCGAGGCTAATGCTGCCTCTGCTGTCTCTGCTGGCAGCAGCAGCACCACCAGCACTACCaccacaacaacaacaaataaataaaatttgtttttttatttttaataaaaaaaaaaatgaaataaaaaaatatttaatataaaatatatgtttttatttcctggtcataaatttaaatttaacattagtgTTTGTCAtggttaatataatcattaataattatatgataatcaaAATAGTCATAACCAACATTCATCAATATCAAAgagtaacttttaaaataataaatgctttTATTTATGGTTATGGTTATTAAAACCACTAACAATTTGTTCCCTTCTTTAGTTGTATTACCAAGAGTAATATTCCCAAACATTTTATGGCGATTTTTATCGAAACTCAACTGTGGCTTTATCTCCATTTCATCCATTGACATACAACAAAACCTATCACCTTCTTCCATACATGAAACTTTATGTTTAAGTGGCTCAAGTAAATCAGTGAATAAaccaaaattgaatttaaattggcGAAGCCTTCTTGTCAGCGTACTATATGCAGGAAGAGGATATTTAGTTTCCCTAAGATGCTCATAACCATGGACTCCCAAGGCAAACCTCATTTTGAAGCCCATTACTATAGTGTCATTGGTCCACTTCCGAGTGGGTGTACTTAAGGCAGATATCTGATCATCATTAAGGAATTGGTGTAACAATTCATTAGCTTTCTTAACTTTGGTCTGTAAGTGTTCAACTTCCAGCTGAACTAGCTTGTTTTCTTCTTCAACTTTTCAAGttctttaatttcttttttcatgTGGTCATTCTCATTTTAGGCGATTCATTTCAGCTCTAATTTTTTCAAGTTCTTCCTGCAAAGCAAAAGAAAACATTGAACAAATAGAAccatgtgtaaatataaaaatataatgttatcggTTATCGATTGTTTTGTTTGAGATTTGAATCAGTCCGCACATATTtacttttctttatttattttaaatatggaaactaaacattttaaagcgGAAAAACTTAGTTTTGAGTACTCCGAAAAATGTGTACTTTTAGAGATCATCAATCGACACTTCAGTACAATTGATTCCAAAGACTGACAGGGTAAATATTAGACTAAAAAACCAGAAGTTGATAAATGTTGCAGGGTAATTTGCCGCAGCATCCTCAATCTGTCATGTAGACTCTCTGAGTTTAAAAACGCTGTGGGAGAACCTTAAGAGGAAGGATGAGGTGGCAATTGCTGCGCAAACGGATAACCTATATGACACAGGTACATACACTATGAACATATCGATGTAAACAAATGTGTTGTTTTTACAGGAAGAGGTAAACCAAAACAATTATAGCTGATCCTATAGTCAAAACAGTTGTGCTAAATCGACCATATGTTGAACCATTCTGTAACATGTATGATGACAACGCaatttctaaattctaaatcaaataatcataGGCAAGTTAATTTACTTatgaatactattattattttaatagcagttacaatgtttattaatatttatatgttaaaccTATAACTGATgacttctaaaataaaataagctaaAAAATTGCTTGGGCCTGAACAACATAGAAAATCAACGCTTAATTGCATACAAGACCTGCTATTTGTAACCCACAACTtgagttattttttgtatcaaaCTTCTGGTTGGTGTTCATCAGAACAAACTAGTCATTATgcactttaaattattgagtattgatattatattacccaTCTTTTACAGAAGTTATATGTGCTTAAAATGCATGTGTTCAAACCGTTTGATTAGTTAATGGTGTATTGGTTTAAGGTAAAAGGAGCCCTGGAGCCTGTAAAAGTCtactgtgtaaaataaaaacaactcagttattttaaaaaaaaaaagttttctttttatttattaataataaggtaataaaaatatttacaaagtaaaaataatatatttacaaggtataaaaaaaataattacaagtagaaataatatacatatttatgtataaaaattacagttttcTAACATCACCGCTAAAcgggttataagttataatctgatcatgtaaaattaaacaataagctGCAGTTTTCTCAGGAATAACCGTATCCGTTTCAAATTCTACTCGTAGGTCTATGGTCGATGCTTTTACGTTATCATTCTGATGCGATAAATCGACAACGACGATTGGAAcatatgtttgaaaaacattttttgataacaatgGTTCAGAATAATCTCTCTCGTAATACGATTTTTGAAAGTCTGTATAGGCTTTATACAGTAAGCtgatggtattatttttaaaatcagcaCGAAAGTCTTCATATGGAAACACTTCAGAATTTAAGTGTACcttaagattttttagttGGCAGTGGTCAAAGCGCCCAGCgtcattttctatatttttttttctatctgttTGTaatccaaacaaaataaatctagGTTTTTCAAGCAAGCTGCTAGACTTTATGTGAAGTATTTCTAGGTAGTACAGGATATTCACATAGATCCCGGGTTCTGAACGCACATGATAACGTTTTACGTGAATCTATCACTttcaacagttttaatttttctttatcattaACTCTGATTATAGGCATCTTCCATATCACTTTAATCAATTcaatcgtaatttttttatttttttcaacgtttTCGGGGGTTCCGGTTTGCGTTATACGTAATGCGTCTAAATCGGTAGACGAACGATTTAAAATCAGTTGTTGATTgcaatttagtaatatttttttataatcttcgcAAAATCcgaataaatgttttagagGTATACAACCGGTAAATACATCGTtgctcataaaatttttattatcttcgcCGTCCATGCCCGAGTCCCAAGCACAATTGTCTAACGTATTCAAGTCACTTGGTGTATATGAACAGTATGCTTTCAGGCAAGACGATACCCCGGgtgatttcaatttttgtatttctattcCGTTTATTTCATATCGCATTTCGGAGAATAAAAATGCCAAACCGTTATTCGAAAAACGTACGTCTCCTTCAGCATCTAAAGGTTTTCTTAGCTTTCcttcaatgtaaatataactttcACATGGTAGAGTGTAAGAttccatattttgaatatttattctaatttcatCATTGTATGAAAAAGACGTGTTTGAATACGGTGTGAACGAATGATAATGCATTTGCGTTATTTTACAATCGTCGGCATAACCGGCCGTTACATCTAAATATGTGTCATCCATTATTGTAGTGAACGAAGAAAATCTAAGTTATTTTTCGTGAGCTTGAACTCGTTGTTTTTCGGTTTAGATATAGGTGTTGACTTCTTAACTGCAGTCACTTTAATGACGGGTTTTTTTATTGcagtagtatttatattaaacttgagCGCCATCTTATCCGTGTGTTATTTGTAATCGAATCGTAATTGGTTCACCACGTAAATTTATCAATCGATCTTTATGATCTTTTAGTTTGATTTCAACTTTACTTATAGAAGTAGTATTAagacaataaaaaactaaatgtctaggcacttcaacaattttatagcCCACAGCAATAGTCGGATAAAATTCATCTATAATCTGGCTCGGCGATCCGTCACAAAATGAGTCGGTTATTAAGTTGCactctatttttatacagtttattttcattatgttgACTGTATTTTCAGATTCGTGTGTAGTACCAGTAGTATATACAACATTTCTAAATCCTAATAATGTTGCTATACTGTTTTCGATTGAAAAGTCAATCTCATGGCTACAGGATATCATACACTTTAACGTTTTACCATCTGATTTTAATtcgaaaaaagttatatagtcGGGCTTCAACTTGTTATAACAAACTCTAAATCTTCCAACTCATACGTTCCAGTAGGTATAATTACGTTTTCAACTTGTCCAATCATATTCCGAAAACCTATGGTATTGCAACCAGGTTCTATGTTtggaattgaattatttgttagCAAGCTCAAAAGACATATTTGTGCTGTATTTTCTACCTCTATGGGCGGAAAAATATCGCATGACAGTTCACTCGAGTTTCCGTTTAACGTTATCGtgtacatgataaaaattgtatacacaagTGTCCACGGtttgatgtattaaatctCTGCTCTgtgttataattgtaattaatatcgcatccttgaaaatatttctgtacTTCTAGCGGAGGTGCTAAATTTCCAAAGCTgtcgtaatattttactttttttccgatttttttatacgctaCCCAATACCGTTTTCAGTGTCCAAGTTAACAATCGCCGATTCAAATCGTTTAGGACGAACAGGCAACTTATCTCTAGTAAACACGCCGATGAAATGTGGTATTTTCAACAAACGTGCGATTTTTATAAGTTCGAAATCGTACAACGCTCTCTTGGGTAACGtagatattagttttttttcgtcTTTACTCTCCCACCACCATTTTTATATGGTGTGATATATAGACCATCGCCTATTTTGTACGAGTTGCCTTTATATGGCGTCAGGTATAAACCATTTCCCAAATGTGATGGAACGTTCCTCTTAAATTCATTAGCCACCTTAACAACGTTGGCAACTCCACCAGTCAGAGCGCCTAGAGCTGATAAGCCGGCTAAAATCGGAATAAGTGGTAATGCACCGCCTTTTTTCGGAATGTTTACTATTCTCGGAAATTTGTCTTTgtagatttaaatgtttttcgtgCCACGGCTTCAcacttttttgtaaatttcattacatttttttcaccgacatttttctttaaaacgtttttagtTGCTTTAACCGCTGCTTTAAACCCACAATCACAACCACCACCAACTTTACGTTTTGCCTTCATGGCGGTAGTCACACCCCAAGCTACagctttttcttttaaaccaGAATCTTTCGAATTGAACCTTTCCCAGGCTCGCAGTTCTAATATATGATCAGCTTCGTTACGATCGGCGATAGAGTTACTACGTTCGTATGCGATATCGTGGTCTCTACACGCAGCGTCTAACGGGTTTATACCTTTATCACCACGAACTAaacgttttttcaattttgtaccAGGTCCACAGTATTGATaacctacaaaaaaaattaaaatattattattattattattatgataatatcggatttaataaacttaccaGGCACGTGAAGTTCGACcggtaatttgtttataagcgTGTTAATAACCCCGGCACCTTTATTCTTGTTGCTTTTTCGAGCGAGTGACATTGTGTACTGATGACATTCTCATCACaacatagatatttatatcaaaatgaaaTTCATTAAACAAGAAACCGAGCTTACAGTTGAGAACGTAGATCCACCTACTTcgtttaaaaactatagaCACGGTCCGCTTCTACCCAATACGATACGTGCGCTTATTGTGGGTCCGTCTGGCTGTGGAAAAACGAATTTAATGTTtgcattattaactaatataaatggaATAAGATTTCACAACGTTTacatatatttgaaaactCTGGATCAAccgaaatataaaatgttgagtaaTATCTTATCAGATATCGAAggagtacaattatttacgttCTACGAAAACGAACAAGTTATTGAACCTGAAAAAGCCCTACCAAACTCTGTGTATATTCTAGACGATATTTTGACAGAGGGACAAGGAGTATGTAGATCAATCTTTGCAAGGGGAAGGCATAACCTTATAGATGTGTGCTATCTAGCTCAGAGTTATTCAAGAGTACCAAAACAACTTTTGCGTGATAACGCTAACcttatcgttttatttaaacaatatgaaactaatttaaaacatgtttacaTGGAGCATTGCTCTGGTAATATGTCGTATACAGAATTTAAAGATTTCTGTACATCGTGTTGGCGTAAGGGGAGGTTCAACTTTATCGTAATAAACAAAGAGTGTGAACGCGATAATGGGCGTTATCGTCACGGCTTCGACACGTTTGTTATTATCTAAActtacgttttttaaaaaacatctcATTCACGATCATGGACGCCAGTGGTGAAGTACTTGAAGAATTGATAAaagcaaaagaaaatattaaacgaa from Aphis gossypii isolate Hap1 unplaced genomic scaffold, ASM2018417v2 Contig00779, whole genome shotgun sequence includes:
- the LOC126555287 gene encoding uncharacterized protein LOC126555287, coding for MDDTYLDVTAGYADDCKITQMHYHSFTPYSNTSFSYNDEIRINIQNMESYTLPCESYIYIEGKLRKPLDAEGDVRFSNNGLAFLFSEMRYEINGIEIQKLKSPGVSSCLKAYCSYTPSDLNTLDNCAWDSGMDGEDNKNFMSNDVFTGCIPLKHLFGFCEDYKKILLNCNQQLILNRSSTDLDALRITQTGTPENVEKNKKITIELIKVIWKMPIIRVNDKEKLKLLKVIDSRKTLSCAFRTRDLCEYPVLPRNTSHKV